In Oncorhynchus gorbuscha isolate QuinsamMale2020 ecotype Even-year linkage group LG02, OgorEven_v1.0, whole genome shotgun sequence, a single genomic region encodes these proteins:
- the txndc15 gene encoding thioredoxin domain-containing protein 15 isoform X2, which translates to MVPGHIALAIFVVVTSLENDEIPEFKFSEDVASDMENIPKFVGMEDLESQPKRQYKTAEIADAVMGTELPVNPAGIESLIPKNVKDFQTGFSPLCDDEAKCPSPLTQEESKNSEPMEPVILGMVHVDAMTNEEQNSTETTKTYKVNCDKRNITGVDNFTVQVLNASQDLMEFLNVNGTECSLVLFFTTWCQFSANLAPHFNALPRVFPGMHFLALDASQHSSLSTRFGTVAVPNILLFQGVKPMARFNQTDRTLETLVSFIANQTGFEVSPDQNVTEEDLSGPLPNVPVKSIDWLLVFSILFISGFTTYAILRTDSIRWLIPGQEHEHQD; encoded by the exons ATGGTACCTGGTCACATAGCTCTagctatttttgttgttgttacatcGTTAG AGAATGATGAAATACCAGAATTCAAGTTCTCTGAGGACGTGGCCTCTGATATGGAAAATATTCCCAAATTTGTGGGAATGGAGGACCTTGAGTCTCAGCCAAAGAGGCAGTACAAGACTGCAGAGATCGCAGACGCGGTAATGGGAACCGAACTACCTGTCAACCCAGCAGGAATCGAGTCACTGATCCCCAAGAATGTGAAAGACTTTCAGACAGGGTTCTCGCCACTCTGCGACGACGAGGCAAAATGTCCCTCACCTTTGACCCAAGAGGAGTCCAAGAATTCAGAACCCATGGAACCAGTCATATTGGGGATGGTCCACGTAGACGCCATGACAAATGAAGAACAGAACTCCACAGAAACTACAAAGACTTACAAAGTCAACTGTGATAAAAGGAACATAACAGGGGTGGACAACTTCACAGTGCAGGTCCTAAATGCCTCACAG GACTTGATGGAGTTCCTAAATGTAAACGGCACAGAGTGCTCTCTGGTATTGTTCTTCACTACCTGGTGCCAGTTCTCTGCCAATCTGGCACCTCACTTCAACGCATTGCCCCGTGTCTTCCCCGGCATGCACTTCTTGGCACTGGACGCCTCCCAGCATAGCAG tctctccacaAGGTTTGGAACTGTAGCAGTTCCCAACATCCTCCTGTTTCAAGGTGTGAAACCAATGGCCAGATTCAACCAGACTGACAGAACCCTGGAGACTCTGGTGTCTTTCATAGCTAATCAGACAG GTTTCGAAGTGAGCCCAGATCAGAATGTAACAGAGGAGGATTTATCTGGACCTCTTCCCAATGTCCCAGTGAAGAGTATTGATTGGCTGCTGGTGTTCTCCATCTTGTTCATCTCCGGCTTCACCACCTATGCCATCCTACGGACTGACAGCATCCGCTGGCTCATCCCAGGCCAAGAGCATGAGCACCAGGACTAA
- the txndc15 gene encoding thioredoxin domain-containing protein 15 isoform X3: MLLCKGVQNENDEIPEFKFSEDVASDMENIPKFVGMEDLESQPKRQYKTAEIADAVMGTELPVNPAGIESLIPKNVKDFQTGFSPLCDDEAKCPSPLTQEESKNSEPMEPVILGMVHVDAMTNEEQNSTETTKTYKVNCDKRNITGVDNFTVQVLNASQDLMEFLNVNGTECSLVLFFTTWCQFSANLAPHFNALPRVFPGMHFLALDASQHSSLSTRFGTVAVPNILLFQGVKPMARFNQTDRTLETLVSFIANQTGFEVSPDQNVTEEDLSGPLPNVPVKSIDWLLVFSILFISGFTTYAILRTDSIRWLIPGQEHEHQD; the protein is encoded by the exons ATGCTCTTGTGTAAAGGAGTCCAAAATG AGAATGATGAAATACCAGAATTCAAGTTCTCTGAGGACGTGGCCTCTGATATGGAAAATATTCCCAAATTTGTGGGAATGGAGGACCTTGAGTCTCAGCCAAAGAGGCAGTACAAGACTGCAGAGATCGCAGACGCGGTAATGGGAACCGAACTACCTGTCAACCCAGCAGGAATCGAGTCACTGATCCCCAAGAATGTGAAAGACTTTCAGACAGGGTTCTCGCCACTCTGCGACGACGAGGCAAAATGTCCCTCACCTTTGACCCAAGAGGAGTCCAAGAATTCAGAACCCATGGAACCAGTCATATTGGGGATGGTCCACGTAGACGCCATGACAAATGAAGAACAGAACTCCACAGAAACTACAAAGACTTACAAAGTCAACTGTGATAAAAGGAACATAACAGGGGTGGACAACTTCACAGTGCAGGTCCTAAATGCCTCACAG GACTTGATGGAGTTCCTAAATGTAAACGGCACAGAGTGCTCTCTGGTATTGTTCTTCACTACCTGGTGCCAGTTCTCTGCCAATCTGGCACCTCACTTCAACGCATTGCCCCGTGTCTTCCCCGGCATGCACTTCTTGGCACTGGACGCCTCCCAGCATAGCAG tctctccacaAGGTTTGGAACTGTAGCAGTTCCCAACATCCTCCTGTTTCAAGGTGTGAAACCAATGGCCAGATTCAACCAGACTGACAGAACCCTGGAGACTCTGGTGTCTTTCATAGCTAATCAGACAG GTTTCGAAGTGAGCCCAGATCAGAATGTAACAGAGGAGGATTTATCTGGACCTCTTCCCAATGTCCCAGTGAAGAGTATTGATTGGCTGCTGGTGTTCTCCATCTTGTTCATCTCCGGCTTCACCACCTATGCCATCCTACGGACTGACAGCATCCGCTGGCTCATCCCAGGCCAAGAGCATGAGCACCAGGACTAA
- the txndc15 gene encoding thioredoxin domain-containing protein 15 isoform X1, translating to MSRISSRLMLTCIVCFTIYVSEIKKASSVTAQENDEIPEFKFSEDVASDMENIPKFVGMEDLESQPKRQYKTAEIADAVMGTELPVNPAGIESLIPKNVKDFQTGFSPLCDDEAKCPSPLTQEESKNSEPMEPVILGMVHVDAMTNEEQNSTETTKTYKVNCDKRNITGVDNFTVQVLNASQDLMEFLNVNGTECSLVLFFTTWCQFSANLAPHFNALPRVFPGMHFLALDASQHSSLSTRFGTVAVPNILLFQGVKPMARFNQTDRTLETLVSFIANQTGFEVSPDQNVTEEDLSGPLPNVPVKSIDWLLVFSILFISGFTTYAILRTDSIRWLIPGQEHEHQD from the exons ATGTCCAGAATATCAAGTAGACTCATGTTGACATGTATTGTATGTTTTACGATTTATGTTTCTGAAATAAAGAAAGCATCGTCAGTAACAGCTCAAG AGAATGATGAAATACCAGAATTCAAGTTCTCTGAGGACGTGGCCTCTGATATGGAAAATATTCCCAAATTTGTGGGAATGGAGGACCTTGAGTCTCAGCCAAAGAGGCAGTACAAGACTGCAGAGATCGCAGACGCGGTAATGGGAACCGAACTACCTGTCAACCCAGCAGGAATCGAGTCACTGATCCCCAAGAATGTGAAAGACTTTCAGACAGGGTTCTCGCCACTCTGCGACGACGAGGCAAAATGTCCCTCACCTTTGACCCAAGAGGAGTCCAAGAATTCAGAACCCATGGAACCAGTCATATTGGGGATGGTCCACGTAGACGCCATGACAAATGAAGAACAGAACTCCACAGAAACTACAAAGACTTACAAAGTCAACTGTGATAAAAGGAACATAACAGGGGTGGACAACTTCACAGTGCAGGTCCTAAATGCCTCACAG GACTTGATGGAGTTCCTAAATGTAAACGGCACAGAGTGCTCTCTGGTATTGTTCTTCACTACCTGGTGCCAGTTCTCTGCCAATCTGGCACCTCACTTCAACGCATTGCCCCGTGTCTTCCCCGGCATGCACTTCTTGGCACTGGACGCCTCCCAGCATAGCAG tctctccacaAGGTTTGGAACTGTAGCAGTTCCCAACATCCTCCTGTTTCAAGGTGTGAAACCAATGGCCAGATTCAACCAGACTGACAGAACCCTGGAGACTCTGGTGTCTTTCATAGCTAATCAGACAG GTTTCGAAGTGAGCCCAGATCAGAATGTAACAGAGGAGGATTTATCTGGACCTCTTCCCAATGTCCCAGTGAAGAGTATTGATTGGCTGCTGGTGTTCTCCATCTTGTTCATCTCCGGCTTCACCACCTATGCCATCCTACGGACTGACAGCATCCGCTGGCTCATCCCAGGCCAAGAGCATGAGCACCAGGACTAA
- the LOC124015257 gene encoding polygalacturonase 1 beta-like protein 2 has product MKLTFFFLGEKKTMNGWEDLFNPFWKLMIIIHNFYVKLFTWGYLLLSPPPPPQFLLDTRGSVAISSSNLLRQQTSFSDRFTFFSEHFISFSECFTSFSECFTSFSECFTSFSEHFISFSEGFTSFSECFTSFSERFISFSERFTSFSERFISFSERFISFSERFTSFSERFISFSECFISFSERFTSFSERFISFSERFISFSERFISFSERFTSFSERFISFSERFTSFSERFTSFSERFISFSERFTSFSERFISFSERFISFSERFTSFSERFISFSESFTSFSEHSSIYFNGIVRPMLRTRCNHYDRNLY; this is encoded by the coding sequence ATGAaactgacatttttttttttaggtgaAAAAAAAACCATGAATGGCTGGGAAGATTTGTTTAACCCATTTTGGAAATTGATGATCATTATTCATAATTTCTATGTCAAACTGTTTACATGGGGTTATCTTttactgtcccccccccccccgccacagTTTCTGCTAGATACCCGTGGATCTGTTGCAATATCTTCTAGCAACTTATTGCGACAACAAACTTCCTTCTCAGACCGTTTTACTTTCTTCtcagaacattttatttcctTCTCAGAATGTTTTACTTCCTTCTCAGAATGTTTTACTTCCTTCTCAGAATGTTTTACTTCCTTCtcagaacattttatttcctTCTCAGAAGGTTTTACTTCCTTCTCAGAATGTTTTACTTCCTTCTCAGAACGTTTTATTTCCTTCTCAGAACGTTTTACTTCCTTCTCAGAACGTTTTATTTCCTTCTCAGAACGTTTTATTTCCTTCTCAGAACGTTTTACTTCCTTCTCAGAACGTTTTATTTCCTTCTCAGAATGTTTTATTTCCTTCTCAGAACGTTTTACTTCCTTCTCAGAACGTTTTATTTCCTTCTCAGAACGTTTTATTTCCTTCTCAGAACGTTTTATTTCCTTCTCAGAACGTTTTACTTCCTTCTCAGAACGTTTTATTTCCTTCTCAGAACGTTTTACTTCCTTCTCAGAACGTTTTACTTCCTTCTCAGAACGTTTTATTTCCTTCTCAGAACGTTTTACTTCCTTCTCAGAACGTTTTATTTCCTTCTCAGAACGTTTTATTTCCTTCTCAGAACGTTTTACTTCCTTCTCAGAACGTTTTATTTCCTTCTCAGAAAGTTTTACTTCCTTCTCAGAACATTCAAGTATTTATTTCAATGGAATTGTAAGGCCCATGCTACGAACACGTTGTAATCACTATGATAGGAATTTGTATTAA